One genomic segment of Methanothermobacter wolfeii includes these proteins:
- a CDS encoding FprA family A-type flavoprotein: MKADAVKIADGVYWVGVMDWDIRSYHGYTLGGTTYNVYLVFGEERVALIDNTYPGTSAQMFGRIKDAFRREGLEERIDVMVQNHVERDHSGSLPEVLRKYEPEIICTEKAAEGLRWHYHQLKDIEFRTVKTGDTVDLGRKTLTFLEAPMLHWPDSMFTFLAEDGVLFSNDAFGQHLCISKRFDRDVPENVLMDAASKFYANLLTPLSPLVLRKFGEVKELGLLEKIRMIAPSHGQIWTDPMKVIGAYTDWATGKCPEKATIIYDTMHYSTRMLAHALAEGLMAEGIDVVMHFLHDDERSEIVKNILESRAVFIGSPTMFNGPFPSLGDIMYYLRGLSFDRTGIKRLAVVFGSRGWGGGAVKALTDELSSTGFEVAETVEVNYVPGEDELERCYEIGKNIGARIKEMKAI; this comes from the coding sequence ATGAAGGCTGATGCAGTCAAGATTGCAGACGGTGTCTACTGGGTTGGTGTCATGGACTGGGATATCCGCAGTTACCATGGCTACACCCTGGGCGGTACAACCTACAACGTCTACCTTGTATTTGGAGAAGAAAGGGTTGCCCTGATAGACAACACATACCCTGGAACATCAGCACAGATGTTCGGAAGGATAAAGGACGCCTTTAGAAGGGAAGGGCTGGAAGAAAGGATAGACGTGATGGTGCAGAACCACGTTGAAAGGGACCACAGCGGCTCCCTTCCAGAGGTCCTGAGGAAATATGAACCCGAGATAATCTGCACAGAAAAGGCGGCGGAGGGTTTAAGGTGGCATTATCATCAGCTGAAGGACATTGAATTCAGAACCGTTAAGACGGGAGACACTGTGGATCTTGGCAGGAAAACCCTCACCTTCCTTGAGGCACCCATGCTCCACTGGCCAGACAGCATGTTCACCTTCCTGGCAGAGGATGGGGTTCTTTTCTCCAATGATGCATTTGGACAGCACCTCTGCATCAGCAAAAGGTTCGACCGGGATGTTCCTGAGAATGTGCTAATGGATGCGGCTTCAAAGTTCTATGCAAACCTCCTGACACCGCTGTCACCCCTTGTCCTCAGGAAGTTCGGTGAAGTAAAGGAACTGGGACTCCTTGAGAAGATAAGGATGATTGCACCATCCCATGGACAGATCTGGACGGACCCCATGAAGGTGATCGGAGCATACACAGACTGGGCCACGGGTAAATGCCCTGAGAAGGCAACCATAATCTACGATACCATGCACTACTCAACAAGGATGCTTGCACATGCCCTTGCAGAGGGACTCATGGCAGAAGGGATAGATGTTGTGATGCACTTCCTCCATGATGATGAGAGGAGTGAAATCGTGAAGAATATACTTGAAAGCAGGGCCGTCTTCATCGGAAGCCCCACAATGTTTAACGGACCCTTCCCGAGCCTCGGAGACATCATGTACTATTTAAGGGGTTTGTCATTCGACAGGACAGGAATTAAAAGACTTGCAGTTGTCTTCGGGTCCAGGGGATGGGGAGGCGGTGCCGTGAAGGCACTCACAGATGAACTCTCCTCAACCGGTTTTGAGGTTGCTGAGACGGTTGAGGTCAACTATGTGCCTGGCGAGGATGAACTTGAGCGCTGCTACGAGATAGGTAAAAATATAGGGGCCAGGATAAAGGAGATGAAGGCGATTTGA
- a CDS encoding metal-dependent transcriptional regulator, giving the protein MKHLSESIEEYLETIYRLIESGRTASTTEISRTMNIAPASVTQMLKKLDSEGYVKYSPYRGAVLTERGYRVARRMTRKHRILERFLHDILRIKREKIHRQACEMEHSLSDDAERALCHLLNVPGECPDKNPIPACDFKFSTCEECLEMKDADIEEIGCRDEKLRSLREMDEEETGRVSFIRGDYRVVRRLMDMGITIGVPLKVIKKAPLNGPVEVEVRSSRVALGRDIADNVFIDTEEE; this is encoded by the coding sequence ATGAAGCATCTCAGTGAAAGTATAGAGGAATACCTTGAAACCATTTACAGGCTCATTGAATCTGGAAGGACTGCAAGTACCACGGAGATATCAAGAACAATGAACATAGCACCCGCCAGTGTCACCCAGATGCTCAAAAAACTGGATTCCGAGGGATATGTGAAATACTCACCCTACAGAGGAGCCGTGCTGACCGAGAGGGGATACAGGGTAGCCCGCAGGATGACAAGAAAACACAGGATACTTGAAAGGTTCCTCCATGACATACTTAGAATAAAAAGGGAAAAGATACACAGACAGGCCTGTGAAATGGAACACTCCCTATCTGATGATGCTGAAAGGGCCCTCTGCCATCTTCTCAACGTACCAGGGGAATGCCCCGATAAAAACCCCATCCCCGCATGTGACTTCAAATTCAGCACCTGCGAGGAATGCCTTGAAATGAAGGACGCGGACATCGAAGAGATAGGGTGCAGGGATGAGAAACTCAGATCCCTCAGGGAAATGGATGAAGAAGAAACAGGAAGAGTGTCCTTCATAAGGGGAGATTACAGGGTCGTTAGGAGGCTCATGGACATGGGGATAACCATAGGAGTGCCACTGAAGGTAATCAAGAAGGCCCCTCTCAACGGACCCGTTGAGGTGGAGGTCAGGAGTTCAAGGGTGGCCCTTGGAAGGGACATAGCAGACAATGTATTCATAGACACAGAAGAAGAGTGA
- the acs gene encoding acetate--CoA ligase: protein MSKDTSVLLEEDRVFKPHYTIVEEAHIKNWEAEIEKGKDHEKYWEEKARMFDWFKKWDMVLDESNKPFYKWFVNGKTNMTHNAVDRWIETDKRNQVAILYVNERGEERKLTYYELHREVNRTANVLKRLGIRKGDAVAMYLPMCPELVISMLACAKIGAVHSVIYSGLSVGALVERLNDAKAKIIITADGTYRRGKVIKLKPIVDEAILQCPTIETTVVVKHTDIEIEMSDISGREMLFDKLIEGEDDECETEEMDAEDPLFILYTSGSTGKPKGVLHTTGGYMVGVASTLQMTFDIHNGDLWWCTADIGWITGHSYVVYGPLLLGTTTLLYEGAPDYPDPGVWWSIVERYGVTKFYTAPTAIRHLMRFGDKHPRKYNLKSLKILGTVGEPTNPEAWIWYYKNIGRERCPIIDTWWQTETGMHLIAPLPVTPLKPGSVTKPLPGIEADIVDENGKPVPLGKGGFLVIKKPWPAMFRTLFNDEERYINVYWKQIPGGVYTAGDMARKDEDGYIWIQGRSDDVLNIAGHRIGTAEVESVFVAHPAVAEAAVIGKEDPIKGEVIKAFLILKKGHQLNAALIEELKRHLRHELGPVAVIGEMVQVEQLPKTRSGKIMRRILRAREEGRDPGDTSTLEE, encoded by the coding sequence ATGTCAAAGGATACCTCAGTTCTCCTGGAAGAAGACAGGGTGTTCAAGCCCCACTACACCATAGTGGAGGAGGCCCACATAAAAAACTGGGAGGCTGAAATCGAAAAGGGAAAGGACCATGAGAAATACTGGGAAGAAAAGGCCAGAATGTTTGACTGGTTCAAAAAGTGGGACATGGTCCTTGATGAAAGCAACAAGCCATTCTACAAGTGGTTCGTCAACGGCAAAACCAACATGACACACAACGCCGTTGACAGATGGATCGAAACCGACAAACGAAACCAGGTCGCCATCCTCTACGTGAATGAAAGGGGTGAGGAAAGGAAACTCACCTACTATGAACTCCACCGTGAGGTCAACAGGACCGCGAACGTGCTTAAAAGGCTCGGGATCAGGAAGGGCGATGCGGTGGCAATGTACCTGCCCATGTGCCCGGAACTCGTAATATCAATGCTTGCATGTGCAAAGATCGGAGCTGTGCACAGCGTCATATACTCAGGCCTCAGTGTCGGTGCCCTGGTGGAGCGCCTCAACGATGCAAAGGCCAAGATAATCATAACTGCAGATGGAACCTACAGGAGGGGCAAGGTAATCAAATTAAAACCAATAGTGGACGAGGCAATACTGCAGTGCCCCACCATTGAAACAACGGTTGTCGTGAAACACACTGACATCGAAATTGAAATGTCAGATATAAGCGGCCGTGAAATGCTCTTCGATAAACTCATTGAGGGGGAGGATGACGAGTGCGAGACAGAGGAAATGGATGCAGAGGACCCCCTCTTCATACTCTACACATCAGGGAGCACAGGCAAGCCAAAGGGGGTCCTCCATACAACAGGGGGATACATGGTCGGTGTTGCATCAACCCTCCAGATGACCTTTGACATCCACAACGGGGACCTCTGGTGGTGTACGGCAGATATTGGATGGATCACAGGACACAGCTACGTTGTCTACGGACCCCTGCTCCTTGGAACAACAACACTACTCTATGAGGGAGCCCCCGACTACCCTGACCCAGGGGTGTGGTGGAGTATAGTTGAAAGGTACGGTGTCACCAAGTTCTACACAGCACCCACCGCAATAAGGCACCTCATGAGGTTCGGTGATAAACACCCCAGGAAGTACAACCTCAAATCACTGAAGATCCTCGGAACCGTGGGGGAACCCACAAACCCCGAGGCATGGATCTGGTACTACAAAAACATTGGAAGGGAAAGATGCCCCATAATAGACACCTGGTGGCAGACAGAAACAGGAATGCACCTCATAGCACCGCTTCCCGTAACACCGCTGAAACCAGGATCGGTCACAAAGCCACTGCCGGGTATAGAGGCAGACATAGTTGATGAAAACGGTAAACCCGTCCCCCTGGGTAAGGGCGGATTCCTTGTAATCAAGAAGCCCTGGCCGGCAATGTTCAGGACACTCTTCAACGATGAAGAGAGGTATATAAACGTCTACTGGAAACAGATCCCCGGAGGGGTCTACACCGCGGGTGACATGGCAAGAAAGGACGAGGACGGTTACATCTGGATCCAGGGAAGATCAGATGACGTGCTTAACATAGCAGGTCACAGGATAGGCACCGCAGAGGTTGAATCAGTGTTTGTAGCCCACCCTGCAGTTGCAGAGGCAGCTGTTATAGGAAAGGAAGACCCTATTAAGGGGGAGGTTATAAAGGCCTTCCTTATACTTAAAAAGGGTCATCAGCTGAACGCAGCCCTCATAGAGGAACTGAAGAGACACCTGCGCCATGAACTTGGACCGGTAGCGGTTATAGGTGAAATGGTCCAGGTTGAACAGCTTCCAAAAACAAGGTCCGGGAAAATAATGAGGAGAATCCTCAGGGCAAGAGAGGAGGGCAGGGACCCTGGAGATACCTCAACACTTGAGGAGTAA
- a CDS encoding acetate uptake transporter, whose translation MTDKEVVISDRTANPAPLGLLGFGITTVLLNLHNAGLFPINSMIIAMGFAYGGIAQILASVMEYRKGNTFGTVAFGSYGLFWWSLVLLLMIPNIRFIETTGTAAAAADPTSMAAYLFMWGLFTLAMFIATLKLKRGIQVIFISLAILFFLLTAGEITGSAMITMVAGYEGIFTGAAAMYVGLAEVINEAYGRNVLPT comes from the coding sequence ATGACAGATAAAGAAGTGGTTATATCTGACAGAACCGCCAATCCAGCTCCCCTCGGGCTTCTTGGGTTCGGTATAACCACTGTACTGCTGAACCTGCACAATGCAGGTCTTTTTCCCATAAACAGCATGATAATTGCAATGGGGTTTGCCTACGGGGGTATAGCCCAGATACTTGCAAGTGTAATGGAGTACAGGAAGGGTAACACCTTCGGGACCGTGGCCTTCGGTTCATATGGACTTTTCTGGTGGTCACTGGTACTCCTACTGATGATACCGAACATCAGGTTCATTGAGACAACTGGTACGGCGGCGGCCGCAGCAGACCCCACCTCAATGGCAGCTTACCTATTCATGTGGGGCCTTTTCACGCTGGCGATGTTCATCGCAACACTCAAACTCAAAAGGGGAATACAGGTGATATTCATAAGCCTTGCCATCCTGTTCTTCCTGCTTACAGCCGGTGAAATCACAGGTTCAGCCATGATAACAATGGTTGCAGGTTATGAGGGGATATTCACGGGTGCTGCTGCCATGTACGTTGGCCTTGCAGAGGTCATCAACGAAGCCTATGGAAGGAACGTGCTCCCAACATGA
- a CDS encoding 4Fe-4S binding protein: protein MKNGSCCGNSDPQKDDSKSKCGCGFIEYRDQCRIPNPSKPSVLVDEGFLKEFEEYAGSLGIKKVGYALVTPDVVIAERFIQYPNAIVLTAEMDEELIKTAPGEEAQRLNSSLYDRLAEMTFRLADYLRERGYFAEAIHPMSGILNLTLMAQRAGIGFKGHSGLLITPESGPAQKVSAIITSIASLPLKDDNEHEWITEYCKRCGKCIRACPEEALIEFKGCCSSSVVLMDERCIGCSQGCTFCIENCPFYTKGYHHIRSRFERLMAKPEAAANSR from the coding sequence ATGAAAAATGGAAGCTGCTGTGGAAACAGTGACCCACAGAAGGATGATTCAAAGAGTAAATGTGGATGCGGATTCATAGAATACAGGGACCAGTGCAGGATTCCAAACCCATCAAAACCCTCCGTACTGGTGGATGAAGGATTCCTTAAAGAGTTTGAAGAATATGCAGGTTCACTGGGAATTAAAAAGGTCGGATACGCCCTTGTTACCCCTGATGTGGTCATTGCTGAAAGGTTCATCCAGTACCCCAATGCCATAGTACTTACCGCTGAAATGGATGAAGAGCTTATAAAAACAGCGCCCGGTGAAGAGGCCCAGAGGCTAAACAGCAGCCTCTATGACAGGCTGGCTGAGATGACCTTCAGACTTGCAGATTACCTCAGGGAAAGGGGGTACTTTGCAGAGGCCATACACCCAATGAGCGGAATCCTCAACCTCACACTGATGGCCCAGAGGGCAGGGATTGGGTTTAAAGGCCACAGCGGCCTCCTCATAACCCCTGAATCAGGTCCGGCCCAGAAGGTTTCAGCCATAATCACAAGCATAGCCAGCCTCCCCCTGAAGGATGATAACGAACATGAATGGATAACCGAATACTGTAAAAGGTGCGGCAAGTGCATCAGGGCATGCCCAGAGGAGGCCCTCATTGAGTTTAAAGGATGCTGCAGCTCCAGTGTGGTTCTGATGGATGAGAGGTGTATAGGGTGCAGTCAGGGCTGCACATTCTGCATAGAAAACTGCCCCTTCTATACAAAGGGCTACCATCATATAAGGTCAAGATTCGAGAGGTTGATGGCGAAACCTGAAGCTGCAGCGAATTCAAGGTGA
- the thsA gene encoding thermosome subunit alpha, translating into MAQGQQPILILPQDTSRYVGKEAQRINILAGKILAETVRTTLGPKGMDKMLVDSLGDIVITNDGVTILKEMDISHPAAKMLVEVAKTQEDEVGDGTTTAVIIAGELLKEAENLIEMGVHPTIIALGYRQAALKAQEILDRISIEASDRETLRKVAVTAMTGKGSERAKDKLAELVVEAVLQVEEDGEMDKDNINIQRIQGASVNESRIVNGIVIDKARADNSMPKRIENAKIALLKYPIEVKDLETDAKIRLTDPSQMQAFIEQEEQMIRDMVDKIVSTGANVVFCQKGIDDLALHYLSRQGIMALKRVKKSDIKRIEKATGARLVTNIEDLTEEDLGEAGVVYEKKIFDDVLTFVEKCRDPKAISIILRGSTKHVAEEMERALEDAIGVVSATLEDGHVVAGGGAPEVEIARELREYAETISGREQLAVSAFADALEIVPKTLAENAGLDSIDILVDLRAAHEESPYMGLDVFNGEVVDMEKEGVLEPQRVKKQAIQSAAEAAEMILRIDDMIAARGFDVSSKDEDDMEGMGGMGGMGGMPPMM; encoded by the coding sequence ATGGCACAGGGACAGCAGCCCATATTAATATTACCCCAGGATACAAGCCGTTACGTTGGAAAAGAAGCCCAGAGGATCAACATACTTGCAGGTAAGATCCTTGCAGAGACCGTGAGAACAACCCTTGGACCCAAGGGTATGGACAAGATGCTGGTTGACTCCCTCGGGGACATCGTGATTACCAATGATGGAGTTACAATCCTGAAGGAAATGGACATCTCCCACCCTGCAGCAAAAATGCTGGTGGAGGTCGCCAAGACCCAGGAAGACGAGGTGGGTGACGGGACAACCACAGCAGTCATAATAGCCGGGGAACTCCTGAAGGAGGCTGAAAACCTCATCGAGATGGGTGTCCACCCGACAATAATAGCGCTGGGTTACAGGCAGGCAGCACTGAAGGCTCAGGAGATACTTGACAGGATATCAATAGAGGCCAGTGACAGGGAAACCCTCAGGAAGGTTGCGGTGACAGCCATGACCGGTAAGGGTTCAGAGAGGGCTAAGGATAAACTTGCAGAACTCGTTGTCGAGGCAGTTCTTCAGGTTGAAGAGGACGGTGAAATGGACAAGGACAACATCAACATCCAGAGGATACAGGGAGCCTCAGTCAACGAGTCAAGAATAGTAAACGGTATAGTGATAGACAAGGCAAGGGCAGATAATTCAATGCCAAAGAGGATTGAAAACGCTAAAATAGCCCTCCTGAAGTATCCAATAGAGGTTAAGGACCTTGAAACTGATGCAAAGATCAGGCTCACCGACCCATCACAGATGCAGGCCTTCATTGAACAGGAAGAACAGATGATCCGCGACATGGTTGACAAGATAGTCAGCACCGGTGCCAACGTCGTCTTCTGCCAGAAGGGCATCGATGACCTTGCACTCCACTACCTCTCACGTCAGGGTATAATGGCCCTCAAGAGGGTTAAGAAGTCCGATATCAAGCGCATCGAAAAGGCCACAGGTGCAAGGCTCGTTACAAACATAGAAGACCTCACCGAGGAGGACCTTGGAGAGGCCGGAGTTGTCTATGAGAAGAAGATCTTCGACGATGTCCTTACCTTCGTTGAAAAATGCAGGGACCCCAAGGCCATATCCATAATCCTCAGGGGCAGCACAAAGCATGTTGCAGAGGAGATGGAGAGGGCCCTTGAAGATGCTATAGGCGTTGTATCAGCAACACTTGAGGACGGGCATGTTGTGGCTGGAGGAGGAGCACCTGAAGTTGAAATAGCAAGGGAACTCCGTGAATACGCTGAAACCATAAGTGGAAGGGAGCAGCTTGCAGTATCCGCCTTTGCAGACGCCCTTGAAATAGTTCCAAAGACCCTCGCAGAAAACGCGGGTCTTGACAGCATCGACATACTGGTGGACCTGAGGGCAGCCCATGAGGAATCACCCTACATGGGACTCGATGTCTTCAACGGTGAAGTTGTTGACATGGAAAAGGAGGGTGTCCTTGAACCCCAGAGGGTCAAGAAACAGGCTATACAGTCTGCAGCCGAAGCAGCTGAAATGATCCTCCGTATCGATGATATGATCGCTGCCAGGGGCTTCGATGTATCCTCAAAGGATGAGGATGATATGGAAGGAATGGGTGGAATGGGAGGCATGGGCGGAATGCCCCCCATGATGTAA